In Nitrospirota bacterium, one genomic interval encodes:
- a CDS encoding transposase, with the protein MQCPNKEQTRSFIEASLKAHKKVFRCSPEILAGDKGFYESREQIEDLSKKIGTVSICKKGRRTEEEDRRESAEDFKAGQRFRAGIEGTISVLKRVFKLGRCFFKGFKNFSSSVGCAVFCHNLVMLAQT; encoded by the coding sequence AGAGGCGAGCCTGAAAGCACATAAAAAAGTATTCAGATGTAGTCCTGAGATATTGGCTGGCGACAAGGGCTTTTACGAAAGCCGAGAGCAGATAGAGGATCTTTCAAAGAAGATCGGTACGGTATCGATATGCAAGAAAGGAAGGCGTACCGAGGAAGAAGATCGGCGTGAAAGTGCGGAGGACTTTAAAGCCGGGCAGCGGTTTCGGGCAGGAATAGAAGGAACGATCTCCGTCTTAAAACGTGTCTTTAAGCTCGGAAGGTGCTTTTTTAAGGGATTTAAAAACTTTTCCTCCAGTGTAGGGTGCGCTGTGTTCTGTCATAACTTGGTTATGCTGGCGCAAACGTAA